Proteins encoded in a region of the Synechococcus sp. BIOS-U3-1 genome:
- a CDS encoding flavin prenyltransferase UbiX, with the protein MIPYVIGISGASAQQLAERTLQWMLRRDLSVHVILSRGAHEVWRAERSISVPVDSRLQERFWRDRLGVEQGQLVCHRWNDQSAVVASGSVPTKGMVVVPCSMGTVGRLAAGLGGDLLERCADVHLKEGRPLVIAPREMPWNLLHLRNLTTLAEAGARIAPPIPAWYTQPETIDDMLDFLVMRLFDSLGESLTDQKRWQGPQI; encoded by the coding sequence ATGATTCCTTATGTGATCGGTATCAGCGGAGCTTCCGCACAACAGCTTGCTGAGCGCACATTGCAGTGGATGTTGCGCCGTGATCTGAGCGTTCACGTGATTCTCAGTCGTGGTGCCCATGAAGTTTGGCGCGCAGAACGGTCGATTTCGGTTCCTGTGGATTCAAGACTTCAGGAACGCTTTTGGCGGGATCGACTTGGAGTTGAACAAGGTCAACTGGTCTGTCATCGCTGGAACGATCAATCAGCTGTTGTCGCCAGTGGCAGTGTTCCTACCAAAGGCATGGTGGTGGTGCCCTGTTCCATGGGAACCGTTGGTCGCCTGGCGGCGGGACTTGGCGGAGACCTTCTTGAACGCTGTGCAGACGTTCATCTCAAAGAGGGCCGTCCTCTGGTAATTGCACCGCGAGAAATGCCATGGAACCTGTTGCACCTTCGCAACCTCACGACTCTCGCTGAGGCAGGAGCAAGGATCGCTCCTCCGATACCGGCCTGGTACACCCAGCCAGAAACCATCGACGACATGCTCGATTTCCTCGTGATGCGTCTCTTTGACTCGTTAGGGGAATCGCTCACGGACCAGAAGCGATGGCAGGGGCCTCAGATATGA